Proteins encoded together in one Chiloscyllium plagiosum isolate BGI_BamShark_2017 chromosome 3, ASM401019v2, whole genome shotgun sequence window:
- the mycn gene encoding N-myc protein, translated as FVCFCVFTEEDEDDDEEEEEDEEEEEEEEEEIDVVTVEKRRSSSNKHVTTLTVTVRSHTASCGSSKNHSTSLMKRCAPIHQQHNYAAPSPYTECDEVPPLKKVKSETVRLAKQVAPPRSKSVSPRGSDSEDNERRRTHNILERQRRNDLRSSFLTLRDQIPELVKNDKAAKVIILKKATEYVQALQSEEQKMLSEKEKLKAKQQLLVKRLEEVRTR; from the coding sequence TTCGTCTGCTTTTGTGTGTTTACAGAGGAAGATGAGGATGATgatgaggaagaggaggaagatgaagaagaggaggaagaggaggaagaagaaattGATGTGGTAACAGTCGAGAAACGACGATCATCATCCAACAAGCATGTGACGACCCTGACAGTGACTGTGCGCTCTCACACCGCGAGCTGCGGGTCATCGAAGAACCACAGCACCTCTCTGATGAAAAGGTGTGCACCTATACACCAGCAGCACAACTATGCTGCCCCCTCGCCCTACACAGAATGCGATGAGGTGCCACCTCTGAAGAAGGTGAAGAGTGAAACTGTGCGCCTCGCCAAGCAGGTGGCGCCCCCTCGATCCAAAAGCGTGAGTCCCCGTGGATCCGACTCCGAAGACAACGAGCGGCGACGCACTCACAACATCTTGGAGCGTCAGCGGCGCAATGACCTCCGCTCCAGCTTCCTCACCTTACGGGACCAAATACCAGAACTTGTGAAAAACGACAAGGCGGCAAAAGTCATCATTCTGAAAAAGGCCACTGAATATGTGCAGGCTCTGCAGTCGGAGGAGCAGAAAATGTTGTCGGAAAAAGAGAAACTGAAAGCCAAGCAACAACTGCTAGTTAAGAgactggaggaagtgaggactcgCTAG